Proteins co-encoded in one Phalacrocorax carbo chromosome 5, bPhaCar2.1, whole genome shotgun sequence genomic window:
- the LSP1 gene encoding lymphocyte-specific protein 1 isoform X2 yields the protein MTSAILRRNSSKQGLQNLIRLTAQWSVEDEEEAARERRRREREKQLRSQAEEGLNGTSSCSESAGPAQENHYDFKPSGTSELEEDEGFSDWSQKLEQRKQRSPRPSYEEEDGGVREAEIKLEQIQLDQESPEEIREENVVTGEEERLCQEEEQVQEQEEEERAEHEEKKRRRNEEEETPEKRQKAPSPARLEEEELSSDHTAVCSMKITDRTESLNRSIKKSNSIKKSQPPLPVSKIDDRLEQYTQAIETSTKAPKPVRQPSLDLPTTSMMVASTKSLWETGEVAAQSAMKSLPCKDIVAGDIVSKRSLWEQKGNPKPETNIKSTTSGKKYKFVATGHGQYKKVLIDDAAEQ from the exons GCTGACAGCGCAGTGGAGCGTGGAAGACGAGGAAGAGGCGGCGcgagagcggcggcggcgggagcgggagaAACAGCTGAGGTCCCAGGCAGAAGAGGGCTTGAATGGCACCAGCTCCTGCTCGGAGAGCGCAGGTCCAGCACAGGAAAACCA CTATGACTTTAAGCCATCCGGGACttcagagctggaggaggatgAGGGATTCAGTGACTGGTCCCAGAAGCTTGAGCAGCGCAAACAGAG GTCTCCACGACCATCATATGAAGAAGAGGACGGTGGTGTGAGGGAAGCTGAAATCAAACTGGAGCAGATCCAGCTGGATCAGGAAAGCCCGGAGGAGATCCGGGAGGAAAATGTAGTtactggggaggaagagaggttGTGCCAAGAGGAAGAACAGGTccaagagcaggaggaagaggagagagctGAGCATGAG gaaaagaagagaaggagaaatgaagaagaagaaacaccagaaaaacGTCAGAAGGCCCCaagccctgccaggctggaagaggaggagttGAGCTCTGACCACACGGCAGTGTGCTCCATGAAG ATCACGGACAGAACTGAGTCACTGAACCGCTCAATAAAGAAAAG TAACAGCATAAAGAAGtcccagcctcccctccctgtGTCGAAGATTGATGACAGGCTGGAGCAGTACACGCAGGCTATTGAG ACATCTACAAAGGCTCCCAAACCTGTCCGACAGCCCTCTCTCGACCTTCCCACCACGAGTATGATGGTAGCCAGTACAAAAAGCCTCTGGGAGACTGGAGAGGTCGCAGCTCAGTCTGCCATGAAGTCCCTGCCCTGTAAG GATATTGTGGCTGGAGACATCGTGAGTAAAAGAAGCCTTTGGGAACAGAAGGGCAATCCCAAACCAGAGACCAATATCAAG TCCACTACTTCTggcaaaaaatataaatttgttGCAACAGGCCATGGCCAGTACAAGAAGGTGTTGATAGATGATGCTGCAGAGCAATAG
- the LSP1 gene encoding lymphocyte-specific protein 1 isoform X1 gives MSDLEGCQETTEGVSQVGDESPEESERLTAQWSVEDEEEAARERRRREREKQLRSQAEEGLNGTSSCSESAGPAQENHYDFKPSGTSELEEDEGFSDWSQKLEQRKQRSPRPSYEEEDGGVREAEIKLEQIQLDQESPEEIREENVVTGEEERLCQEEEQVQEQEEEERAEHEEKKRRRNEEEETPEKRQKAPSPARLEEEELSSDHTAVCSMKITDRTESLNRSIKKSNSIKKSQPPLPVSKIDDRLEQYTQAIETSTKAPKPVRQPSLDLPTTSMMVASTKSLWETGEVAAQSAMKSLPCKDIVAGDIVSKRSLWEQKGNPKPETNIKSTTSGKKYKFVATGHGQYKKVLIDDAAEQ, from the exons GCTGACAGCGCAGTGGAGCGTGGAAGACGAGGAAGAGGCGGCGcgagagcggcggcggcgggagcgggagaAACAGCTGAGGTCCCAGGCAGAAGAGGGCTTGAATGGCACCAGCTCCTGCTCGGAGAGCGCAGGTCCAGCACAGGAAAACCA CTATGACTTTAAGCCATCCGGGACttcagagctggaggaggatgAGGGATTCAGTGACTGGTCCCAGAAGCTTGAGCAGCGCAAACAGAG GTCTCCACGACCATCATATGAAGAAGAGGACGGTGGTGTGAGGGAAGCTGAAATCAAACTGGAGCAGATCCAGCTGGATCAGGAAAGCCCGGAGGAGATCCGGGAGGAAAATGTAGTtactggggaggaagagaggttGTGCCAAGAGGAAGAACAGGTccaagagcaggaggaagaggagagagctGAGCATGAG gaaaagaagagaaggagaaatgaagaagaagaaacaccagaaaaacGTCAGAAGGCCCCaagccctgccaggctggaagaggaggagttGAGCTCTGACCACACGGCAGTGTGCTCCATGAAG ATCACGGACAGAACTGAGTCACTGAACCGCTCAATAAAGAAAAG TAACAGCATAAAGAAGtcccagcctcccctccctgtGTCGAAGATTGATGACAGGCTGGAGCAGTACACGCAGGCTATTGAG ACATCTACAAAGGCTCCCAAACCTGTCCGACAGCCCTCTCTCGACCTTCCCACCACGAGTATGATGGTAGCCAGTACAAAAAGCCTCTGGGAGACTGGAGAGGTCGCAGCTCAGTCTGCCATGAAGTCCCTGCCCTGTAAG GATATTGTGGCTGGAGACATCGTGAGTAAAAGAAGCCTTTGGGAACAGAAGGGCAATCCCAAACCAGAGACCAATATCAAG TCCACTACTTCTggcaaaaaatataaatttgttGCAACAGGCCATGGCCAGTACAAGAAGGTGTTGATAGATGATGCTGCAGAGCAATAG